One genomic region from Spirulina subsalsa PCC 9445 encodes:
- a CDS encoding helix-turn-helix domain-containing protein, protein MKAKSHPSNTFSTTLTTVRMNGKMTLTINRDSYIELLNRYEISPKIIETQLEYEHFLTVTENLLSKQHERNEAETALFMLLVKLIRDYEEKTYSFQEWINTKPHEFLQHLMEAREIKQVELARETGLNKGIVSAILSGKREISKTQAKKLGEYFNVSPAAFI, encoded by the coding sequence ATGAAAGCCAAGTCGCATCCTTCAAATACTTTCTCAACCACGCTGACTACAGTAAGGATGAATGGAAAAATGACCCTCACTATTAACAGAGATAGCTATATAGAGTTGCTTAATAGATACGAAATCAGTCCAAAGATCATCGAAACGCAGCTAGAATACGAGCATTTTCTTACGGTGACAGAAAATCTTCTATCTAAGCAGCATGAACGCAACGAAGCCGAAACGGCTCTATTTATGTTGCTGGTAAAACTCATTCGAGACTATGAAGAAAAAACCTATTCTTTTCAAGAATGGATAAACACCAAGCCCCATGAATTCTTACAGCATTTAATGGAAGCACGGGAAATCAAGCAAGTTGAACTAGCTAGAGAAACTGGTTTAAATAAAGGAATAGTATCAGCAATACTTAGCGGCAAAAGAGAAATTAGCAAAACTCAAGCCAAGAAATTGGGAGAGTATTTTAATGTTTCTCCTGCTGCTTTTATTTAA
- a CDS encoding type II toxin-antitoxin system HigB family toxin, with amino-acid sequence MHLISVGKLIKAAAQYPNTVEIVKNFAKKVENSNWRNLIDVQADYPSAEAVGRFTVFNIKGNRYRLILAIDYESQVASFKYFLNHADYSKDEWKNDPHY; translated from the coding sequence GTGCATCTTATCTCGGTCGGAAAACTTATTAAAGCTGCTGCTCAATACCCTAATACAGTCGAAATAGTTAAAAACTTCGCCAAAAAAGTTGAGAACTCTAACTGGAGAAATCTGATCGATGTGCAAGCCGACTATCCTTCTGCTGAAGCCGTTGGTAGGTTTACAGTTTTCAATATTAAAGGCAATAGATATCGTCTAATACTGGCGATCGACTATGAAAGCCAAGTCGCATCCTTCAAATACTTTCTCAACCACGCTGACTACAGTAAGGATGAATGGAAAAATGACCCTCACTATTAA
- a CDS encoding DUF4276 family protein, whose protein sequence is MQGRIIFLLEEPSMKNLLAGLLPRLFPGWIEGEHFLCIPHQGKSDLDKSIPRKLKAWQIPDDRFVIVRDNDNTDCILLKSRLLAICEANGRSDTLVRLVCQELEGWYLGDLSALASAFNNPKLNTPKNVKRFSVPDEWQKPSIEVARLIPEFQKASSARLMGDHLNIGLNIENINKSKSFQVFIAGLQRMASDMGWQCNNNTGENNQ, encoded by the coding sequence ATGCAAGGAAGAATTATCTTTTTATTGGAAGAGCCTTCCATGAAAAATTTATTGGCAGGTTTATTGCCAAGGTTATTTCCGGGCTGGATTGAAGGTGAACATTTTCTTTGTATACCGCATCAAGGCAAGAGTGACTTAGATAAAAGTATTCCTAGAAAATTAAAGGCGTGGCAAATTCCAGATGATCGCTTTGTGATTGTTCGTGATAACGATAACACAGATTGTATATTATTAAAATCACGCTTGTTAGCTATATGTGAAGCTAATGGGCGTTCAGATACCTTAGTGCGATTAGTTTGCCAAGAGTTAGAAGGATGGTATTTAGGTGATTTATCAGCATTAGCCTCTGCTTTTAACAACCCTAAGCTCAATACTCCCAAAAATGTAAAACGGTTTTCTGTACCAGATGAATGGCAAAAGCCTTCTATTGAAGTTGCTCGTTTAATTCCTGAATTTCAAAAAGCTAGCAGCGCCCGCTTAATGGGCGACCATTTAAATATTGGATTAAATATTGAAAACATTAATAAATCAAAAAGTTTTCAGGTGTTTATTGCTGGCTTGCAGAGAATGGCTAGTGACATGGGATGGCAATGTAACAACAATACAGGAGAAAATAACCAATGA
- a CDS encoding AAA family ATPase, protein MQIESLEIKNYRLFRDTKLTNIPRLCVLVGANGTGKSTLFDVFSFLKDSLAMNVTKAISKRGGYKELASRGFASEPIEISMQFRMEITGYDRLVTYILKLEPSTIGRPVIAREILHYKRGANGKPCHFLDFTYGKGYSIINEEDFSKPDEELKREEQELDSPDILAIKGLGQFERFKAASAFRLMIENWHISDFHISEARPSQEDGFAEHLSTRGDNLAVVSNYLFEHHPESFERVLKSMRVRVPGVSVIEPKQTEDGRLVLRFQDGSFKDPFIARHVSDGTIKMFAYLILLNDPKPFPLLAVEEPENQLYPELLPELAEEFRAYARRGGQVFISSHSPDFLNALTLAEIYCLRKDSGFTKVTCANDSQNLKALFEAGDLPGYLWKQGLFEGLN, encoded by the coding sequence ATGCAAATTGAATCACTGGAAATAAAAAACTACCGCTTGTTTCGTGATACCAAGCTGACTAATATCCCGCGATTGTGTGTACTTGTCGGCGCTAATGGCACAGGAAAATCTACCTTATTTGATGTTTTTTCGTTTTTGAAAGATTCTCTTGCTATGAACGTGACTAAGGCTATTTCAAAAAGAGGCGGGTATAAAGAGTTAGCAAGTCGTGGCTTTGCGTCCGAACCTATTGAAATTTCTATGCAGTTCCGTATGGAAATAACAGGTTATGATCGTTTAGTAACCTATATTTTAAAACTTGAACCTAGTACAATAGGCAGACCTGTTATTGCTCGTGAAATTTTGCATTACAAACGCGGCGCTAATGGCAAACCCTGCCACTTCCTAGACTTTACTTATGGTAAAGGTTACTCCATTATCAATGAAGAAGATTTTTCTAAGCCCGATGAAGAATTAAAACGAGAAGAACAGGAATTAGATTCTCCTGATATTTTAGCCATTAAAGGTTTAGGGCAGTTTGAGCGTTTTAAAGCCGCTAGTGCTTTTCGATTAATGATTGAAAATTGGCACATCTCCGATTTTCATATTTCTGAAGCACGCCCCAGTCAAGAAGATGGTTTTGCTGAACATCTATCAACTCGTGGCGACAATTTAGCCGTTGTCTCAAATTATTTATTTGAACATCATCCTGAAAGTTTTGAGCGTGTATTAAAGTCTATGCGCGTCAGGGTGCCTGGAGTATCCGTTATAGAACCCAAACAAACAGAAGATGGTCGCTTGGTATTGCGCTTTCAGGACGGTAGTTTTAAAGACCCCTTTATTGCTCGCCATGTATCCGATGGCACTATTAAAATGTTTGCGTATTTAATTTTATTAAATGATCCAAAACCATTTCCTCTTTTAGCTGTAGAAGAACCTGAAAATCAGTTATATCCAGAATTATTACCTGAGTTAGCCGAAGAGTTTAGGGCTTATGCTCGTCGCGGCGGACAAGTATTTATTTCCTCCCACTCCCCTGATTTTTTAAATGCCCTCACACTGGCTGAAATTTATTGTTTACGCAAAGATTCTGGATTTACAAAAGTGACCTGTGCTAATGATTCTCAAAATCTCAAAGCTTTATTTGAGGCGGGTGACTTACCTGGATACCTATGGAAACAAGGCTTGTTTGAGGGTCTAAATTAA
- a CDS encoding restriction endonuclease subunit S, with protein sequence MSFMERLLDGVAVEWKPLGKALARTKGTKITAGQMKEMHKEDAPLKIFAGGKTVAFVDFEDIPEKDINREPSIIVKSRGFIEFDYYDKPFSHKNEMWSYHSKDESISTKFVYYFLKINEPYFQNLGSKMQMPQIATPDTDKFQIPIPPIAIQAEIVRILDTFTALTAELTAELTAELTARQQQYNYYRDRLFTFGGEVPIMQLSQCCVSIADGDHQAPPKTNTGIPFITISNVSNSHQIDFINTKFVSEAYYTELDDKRKARKNDILYTVVGSFGIPVFINENRKFTFQRHIAILRPNGNVIIPKYLYHVLRSSDFLKQAYAVAVGAAQKTITLTALNRMKVPVPSLEEQARIVAILDKFDTLTTSIREGLPREIALRQQQYEYYRDLLLNFPKTKEKK encoded by the coding sequence ATGAGTTTTATGGAAAGGTTGTTAGATGGGGTGGCGGTGGAGTGGAAGCCGTTGGGGAAAGCTCTTGCTCGTACCAAAGGCACTAAAATAACTGCTGGGCAAATGAAAGAAATGCACAAAGAAGATGCGCCATTAAAAATCTTTGCAGGCGGTAAAACTGTTGCATTTGTTGATTTTGAGGATATTCCAGAGAAGGATATAAATAGAGAGCCTTCAATTATTGTAAAATCGCGTGGTTTTATTGAATTTGATTACTACGATAAGCCCTTTTCACATAAAAATGAAATGTGGTCTTATCATTCAAAAGATGAGAGTATTAGCACTAAGTTTGTGTACTACTTTCTTAAAATTAATGAGCCATATTTTCAAAATCTTGGCAGTAAAATGCAGATGCCACAGATTGCAACACCTGATACTGACAAATTCCAAATCCCCATCCCACCCATTGCCATTCAAGCCGAAATCGTGCGGATTTTGGACACTTTTACAGCGTTGACCGCCGAGTTGACCGCCGAGTTGACCGCCGAGTTGACCGCCCGCCAACAACAATATAACTACTACCGCGATCGGTTGTTTACCTTTGGGGGTGAAGTACCCATTATGCAACTTTCACAATGTTGTGTAAGTATTGCCGACGGTGATCATCAAGCACCACCAAAAACTAATACAGGTATTCCATTTATTACCATTTCAAACGTTTCAAATTCACATCAAATAGATTTTATCAATACAAAATTTGTTTCAGAAGCTTACTATACTGAACTTGATGATAAACGCAAAGCGAGAAAAAATGACATTCTTTATACCGTTGTGGGTTCGTTTGGCATTCCAGTTTTTATAAATGAAAACAGGAAGTTTACATTTCAACGACATATCGCCATTTTGCGCCCAAATGGAAATGTAATTATTCCTAAATATCTTTATCATGTACTCCGCAGTTCTGATTTTTTGAAACAAGCTTATGCGGTAGCTGTTGGTGCAGCACAAAAAACCATTACCCTAACAGCACTAAACAGAATGAAAGTCCCTGTTCCCTCTCTCGAAGAACAAGCCCGCATCGTCGCCATCCTCGACAAATTCGACACCCTCACCACCTCCATCCGCGAAGGCCTACCCCGTGAAATCGCCCTGCGCCAACAGCAATACGAATATTACCGCGACCTGTTGTTAAACTTTCCCAAAACTAAGGAGAAAAAATGA
- a CDS encoding DUF2281 domain-containing protein — protein MSNLVVQKQELIQSINALPDEALIELANFLEYLQYKTRHQKTSPPQQNFLLSIAALGQSGETDISDLEEEILCNEIDPIHGWNSNSEK, from the coding sequence ATGTCTAACTTAGTAGTTCAAAAACAAGAATTGATTCAATCGATTAACGCATTACCCGATGAAGCACTTATCGAGCTTGCCAACTTCCTCGAATATCTACAATACAAAACCCGCCACCAAAAAACATCCCCACCTCAACAAAATTTCCTCCTCAGCATTGCGGCTCTGGGTCAATCTGGAGAAACTGATATTTCTGACTTAGAAGAAGAAATACTCTGTAATGAAATCGATCCTATTCATGGATGGAACAGTAATTCAGAGAAATAG
- the darG gene encoding macro domain-containing protein: protein MITLTQGDILKADTEAIVNTVNCVGIMGRGIALQVKKAFPENFKAYAAACKVNQVQLGQMFVYDLNCLYNPRFIINFPTKRHWKNKSQIADIKTGLIDLLRVVKKQQIRSIAIPPLGCGLGGLNWDDVKPLIIEAFQSVPEVKILLFEPIDSPQTVDITPQAEPPKMTPGRAALLGLMRRYLAAVMDPTVTLLEVHKLMYFMQEAGEPLRLKFQKAPYGPYAENLRHVLNHIEGHFISGYGDGGDQPDKPLELKPYASEQAEIFLSNHQITQQRFERVANLIKGFETTFGMELLSTVHWVATHEQATTPELAVTQVHAWSPRKKMFTPHHIYLAWERLNKAGLINAEQG from the coding sequence ATGATTACGCTCACCCAAGGAGACATCCTCAAAGCTGACACTGAAGCAATAGTCAACACAGTTAATTGTGTGGGCATCATGGGGCGTGGCATTGCCCTGCAAGTTAAGAAAGCCTTTCCAGAAAATTTCAAAGCCTATGCAGCCGCCTGTAAAGTTAATCAAGTGCAACTGGGGCAGATGTTTGTTTATGACCTCAACTGTCTATATAATCCTCGCTTTATTATCAACTTTCCTACTAAACGTCACTGGAAGAATAAAAGCCAGATTGCCGATATTAAAACAGGACTCATTGATCTCCTAAGAGTTGTCAAAAAACAGCAAATTCGCTCCATCGCCATTCCTCCCTTGGGTTGTGGTTTAGGGGGGCTAAATTGGGATGATGTTAAGCCGTTAATTATCGAGGCCTTTCAGTCTGTACCAGAGGTCAAAATTCTCTTATTTGAACCTATTGATTCACCCCAAACCGTAGACATAACTCCCCAAGCAGAACCCCCTAAAATGACCCCAGGGCGAGCTGCTTTACTGGGGCTGATGCGTCGTTATCTTGCCGCCGTTATGGATCCCACCGTAACACTTCTAGAAGTCCATAAGTTGATGTACTTCATGCAGGAAGCAGGGGAACCTTTACGGCTAAAATTTCAAAAAGCTCCCTACGGTCCCTATGCCGAAAATCTGCGCCATGTTCTCAATCATATTGAAGGGCATTTTATCAGTGGTTATGGCGATGGCGGAGATCAGCCAGACAAACCCCTTGAATTAAAGCCCTATGCTTCTGAACAAGCTGAAATCTTTCTTTCAAACCATCAAATAACTCAGCAAAGATTTGAGCGTGTTGCTAATCTGATTAAGGGTTTTGAGACAACTTTTGGCATGGAGTTATTATCTACGGTGCATTGGGTCGCTACTCATGAACAAGCCACCACTCCGGAGTTAGCAGTGACGCAAGTTCATGCTTGGAGTCCTCGTAAGAAAATGTTTACTCCCCATCATATTTACCTAGCATGGGAGCGGCTCAATAAAGCAGGATTGATTAATGCAGAACAAGGCTGA
- the darT gene encoding DUF4433 domain-containing protein codes for MTITPDRPKIYHITHIDNLPSIAASMELISDANRIAQGISCSLVGMSTIKQRRLEEIEVPCHSNTKVGQYVPFYFCPRSIMLYILHMGNHPEITYRDGQSQIVHLQADFYEVINWADANVVPWAFSNGNAGAFLTAFYNDPNQLGEIDWRAVGARDFRDAKIKEGKQADFLMFDVFPWTLIEKIGTINSTIATKVKTTLAQAEHQPVITIEPDWYF; via the coding sequence ATGACAATCACTCCCGATCGCCCCAAGATTTATCACATCACCCATATTGATAATCTCCCTAGTATTGCCGCCAGCATGGAGTTAATCTCTGATGCCAACCGTATCGCTCAAGGAATATCTTGCTCATTAGTCGGGATGTCAACCATCAAACAACGCCGCCTTGAAGAAATAGAAGTTCCTTGTCATTCAAATACAAAAGTTGGGCAGTATGTGCCATTTTACTTTTGTCCACGCTCGATCATGCTGTACATCCTCCACATGGGCAATCATCCTGAGATTACTTACCGAGATGGGCAGAGCCAGATCGTCCACCTACAAGCAGACTTTTATGAGGTCATCAACTGGGCTGATGCCAATGTAGTTCCTTGGGCTTTTAGCAATGGTAATGCAGGAGCGTTTCTCACTGCTTTCTATAACGATCCTAACCAACTGGGTGAAATTGACTGGCGCGCTGTGGGTGCTAGAGATTTTCGAGATGCCAAAATCAAAGAGGGCAAGCAAGCCGACTTTTTGATGTTTGATGTCTTTCCCTGGACATTGATCGAAAAAATTGGGACAATCAATAGCACAATTGCCACCAAGGTTAAAACCACTCTAGCCCAAGCAGAGCATCAACCTGTAATTACCATAGAGCCTGACTGGTACTTTTGA
- a CDS encoding type I restriction-modification system subunit M, with the protein MTSTQQRAALQRQIWQIANDVRGSVDGWDFKQYVLGTLFYRFISENFTSYIEAGDDNIHYAEMPDSVITDDIKEDAIKTKGYFIYPSQLFVNVVASANTNESLNTDLAAIFSAIESSANGYPSEPDIKGLFADFDTTSNRLGNTVKDKNLRLGAVLKGVAGLDFGGFDASHIDLFGDAYEFLISNYAANAGKSGGEFFTPQPVSRLIAQLAMHQQTSVNKIYDPACGSGSLLLQAKKHFDAHLIEDGFYGQEINHTNYNLARMNMFLHNIEYNKFNIQLGNTLTDPHFGDEKPFDAIVSNPPYSVKWVGSGDPTLINDDRFAPAGVLAPKSKADFAFVLHCLSYLSSKGRAAIVCFPGIFYRGGAEAKIRRYLVDNNYVETVIALAPNLFFGTSIAVTILVLSKHKPDSKTQFIDASGLFKKETNNNTLTDDHIAEIMGVFESKEDVAHFARSVPFEEIAANDYNLSVSSYVEAEDTREKVDIVALNAELKTTVAKIDRLRAEIDSIVAEIEG; encoded by the coding sequence ATGACGAGTACCCAACAACGCGCCGCCCTACAACGCCAAATCTGGCAAATCGCTAATGATGTGCGCGGCTCAGTGGATGGCTGGGATTTCAAGCAATATGTATTAGGCACGCTGTTTTATCGCTTTATTAGTGAAAACTTTACTAGCTACATTGAGGCGGGTGATGACAACATCCACTATGCGGAGATGCCCGATAGTGTGATTACCGACGACATCAAAGAAGATGCCATTAAAACCAAAGGCTATTTTATTTATCCAAGTCAATTGTTTGTCAATGTTGTCGCCAGTGCTAACACGAATGAAAGCCTAAATACTGACCTAGCGGCGATTTTTTCGGCGATTGAAAGTTCTGCCAATGGCTACCCCTCGGAGCCGGATATTAAGGGGCTGTTTGCGGATTTTGACACGACGAGCAACCGCCTTGGCAATACGGTTAAAGATAAAAACCTACGCTTGGGGGCGGTGCTGAAGGGGGTGGCAGGGCTGGATTTTGGGGGTTTTGATGCCAGCCATATTGATCTGTTTGGGGATGCCTATGAGTTTTTGATCTCGAACTATGCGGCCAATGCGGGGAAATCGGGGGGCGAGTTTTTTACACCGCAGCCCGTTTCTCGGTTGATTGCCCAGCTTGCGATGCACCAGCAAACCAGTGTTAATAAAATTTATGACCCGGCTTGTGGTTCGGGTTCGTTGTTGTTGCAGGCGAAAAAGCATTTTGATGCTCACCTGATTGAGGATGGTTTTTATGGGCAGGAAATTAACCATACTAACTACAACTTGGCGCGGATGAATATGTTTTTACATAACATCGAATACAACAAGTTTAATATTCAGTTGGGCAATACGTTGACTGACCCACATTTTGGGGATGAAAAACCGTTTGATGCGATTGTTTCTAATCCGCCTTATTCGGTGAAGTGGGTTGGGAGTGGCGACCCGACGTTAATTAATGATGATCGCTTTGCGCCTGCGGGGGTGCTTGCGCCGAAGTCTAAGGCTGATTTTGCCTTTGTGTTGCATTGTTTGAGTTATTTATCGAGTAAGGGGCGGGCGGCGATTGTCTGTTTTCCGGGGATTTTTTACCGGGGGGGTGCGGAAGCGAAAATTAGACGGTATTTGGTAGATAACAATTATGTGGAAACGGTGATTGCGCTTGCGCCTAATTTGTTTTTTGGTACTTCCATCGCGGTGACAATTTTGGTGTTATCGAAGCACAAGCCAGACTCTAAAACTCAGTTTATTGATGCCAGTGGGTTGTTTAAGAAGGAAACGAATAATAACACCCTGACGGATGATCATATTGCGGAAATTATGGGGGTGTTTGAGAGCAAGGAAGATGTTGCCCATTTTGCGCGATCGGTGCCGTTTGAAGAGATTGCGGCGAATGATTACAATCTGTCGGTGAGTAGTTATGTGGAGGCGGAGGATACGCGGGAAAAGGTGGATATTGTGGCGTTGAATGCGGAGTTAAAAACGACTGTGGCGAAGATTGATCGTTTGCGGGCGGAGATTGATTCGATTGTGGCGGAGATTGAGGGATGA
- a CDS encoding DUF6464 family protein, which produces MEQDSLPTDIILTHPQEHLGQIQLDWTPQPGNYLNLHGKTYAILERHHHYQYRLGGYRLHKISVYVQAAQKPQEKSWIEGRWVIGDANCRLNARSELLRCAVNPMGPCDGCRYFVGREQGSGGAGEQGSRGAGE; this is translated from the coding sequence ATGGAGCAAGATTCACTACCGACTGATATTATTTTGACCCACCCCCAAGAACATTTAGGGCAAATTCAACTGGATTGGACTCCACAGCCCGGAAATTATCTCAATTTGCACGGGAAAACCTACGCCATTTTGGAGCGCCATCATCATTATCAGTATCGGTTGGGGGGGTATCGTTTACACAAGATTTCTGTGTATGTACAGGCTGCCCAAAAACCCCAAGAAAAGAGTTGGATAGAGGGGCGTTGGGTGATTGGTGATGCTAATTGTCGCCTCAATGCACGGTCAGAACTCCTACGCTGTGCGGTGAATCCGATGGGGCCTTGTGATGGGTGTCGGTATTTTGTGGGTAGGGAACAGGGGAGCGGGGGAGCAGGGGAACAGGGGAGCAGGGGAGCAGGGGAATAG
- the fmt gene encoding methionyl-tRNA formyltransferase: MKIIFFGTPQFAVPSLERFLNAPNFEVLAVVTQPDKPRGRGKKLIPSPVKQVALEHHLPVWQPKRVKKDRDTLDFLRQSQADAFVVVAYGQILSPEILALPRLGCINGHGSLLPKYRGAAPIQWCLYHGEQETGMTTMLMDEGMDTGAMLLKSSVQIGLWDNAEEVGKILAQQCADLLPETLEQLDAGTITPTPQNNAEATYAPLIQKEDYELDWTKSAIALHHQIRAFYPNCVTPFRGTPLKILATSPLGEPYTPQLPPALRDLAPTLLTPSNEPPGAILHLVKKQGFVLQTGDGPLLIQAVQPAGKKPQSGWDFVNGQRLTVGERGIGSRE; encoded by the coding sequence ATGAAAATCATCTTTTTTGGCACCCCACAATTTGCCGTCCCTAGTTTAGAACGATTCCTCAACGCCCCGAATTTCGAGGTTTTAGCCGTTGTCACCCAGCCCGACAAACCCCGAGGGCGGGGGAAAAAATTAATCCCCTCCCCAGTGAAACAAGTCGCCCTAGAGCATCATCTCCCCGTCTGGCAACCGAAACGGGTTAAAAAAGACCGAGACACCCTTGATTTTTTGCGTCAGAGTCAAGCCGATGCCTTTGTTGTGGTGGCTTACGGTCAAATTTTATCCCCAGAAATCCTTGCCCTGCCCCGTTTAGGCTGTATTAACGGTCATGGTTCCCTACTGCCCAAATATCGGGGCGCGGCTCCCATCCAGTGGTGTTTGTATCATGGGGAACAGGAAACAGGGATGACAACGATGCTAATGGATGAAGGCATGGACACCGGGGCTATGTTGCTGAAATCCTCCGTTCAGATTGGTTTGTGGGATAATGCCGAAGAGGTCGGGAAGATCCTTGCTCAACAGTGCGCGGATTTACTCCCGGAAACCTTGGAGCAATTAGACGCGGGGACGATTACCCCCACACCTCAAAACAACGCAGAAGCCACCTACGCGCCCTTGATTCAGAAAGAGGATTATGAGCTAGATTGGACAAAATCCGCGATCGCCCTCCACCATCAAATCCGCGCCTTTTACCCCAACTGCGTCACCCCCTTCCGAGGCACCCCCTTAAAAATCCTCGCCACCAGCCCCCTAGGAGAGCCATACACCCCCCAACTCCCCCCCGCCCTACGGGATCTAGCCCCAACCCTGCTCACCCCCTCAAACGAGCCACCGGGCGCAATTCTACACCTCGTCAAAAAACAGGGCTTCGTCCTGCAAACCGGAGACGGCCCCCTACTCATTCAAGCCGTACAACCCGCCGGGAAAAAGCCCCAATCCGGTTGGGATTTCGTCAACGGTCAACGGTTAACCGTCGGGGAACGGGGAATAGGGAGTCGGGAATAG
- a CDS encoding DUF1919 domain-containing protein: MANLSMFSNLRKLIFQRRVKLRNLTIITNNCWGATLYSDLNIPYQSPFVGLFILPDDYLKLLENIPKYLQSSLLFIDQSSRPIISNQIKKKYPIGLLNETIEIHFLHYSTIEEARTKWQRRLERIDWNNPNFFVKFCDYAELYPQYFNPQQIQQFDQLEIPYPKVCFTARPYPDLSSTVWIKECQNQNGVYNGVKLYRVCDQYFDLADWLNGGSGQLGYLPQTVNFVEGTLRQILRKPKIGEGD; this comes from the coding sequence ATGGCGAATCTTTCTATGTTTAGCAATCTTAGGAAATTAATTTTTCAAAGGCGGGTTAAATTAAGGAATCTAACTATTATTACAAATAATTGTTGGGGAGCGACTCTATATTCTGATCTAAATATTCCTTATCAATCTCCTTTTGTTGGCTTATTTATTTTGCCCGATGATTACCTGAAATTATTGGAAAATATTCCTAAATACCTCCAATCTTCCCTATTATTTATTGACCAATCCTCTCGACCTATTATATCGAATCAAATTAAGAAAAAATATCCAATCGGGCTTTTAAATGAAACCATAGAAATCCACTTTCTCCATTATTCAACCATTGAGGAAGCTCGGACAAAATGGCAAAGACGCTTAGAACGAATTGATTGGAATAATCCTAATTTTTTTGTCAAGTTTTGTGATTATGCTGAACTCTATCCTCAATATTTTAACCCCCAACAGATACAACAATTTGATCAGCTAGAAATTCCTTATCCTAAAGTTTGTTTTACGGCTCGTCCCTACCCCGATTTATCATCAACGGTCTGGATTAAAGAATGTCAAAACCAAAACGGGGTTTATAATGGGGTGAAACTGTATCGAGTCTGTGATCAATATTTTGATCTGGCAGACTGGCTCAATGGAGGTAGTGGTCAATTAGGGTATTTACCCCAAACTGTTAATTTTGTAGAAGGGACACTACGGCAAATTTTGCGGAAGCCAAAAATTGGGGAAGGGGATTGA